One Mesorhizobium loti genomic window carries:
- a CDS encoding lipoyltransferase codes for MTERSQIATSFLPLPGSAPVEWRIEPGLTAYPDALAFMEARAEAIRSGAAGEMVWLVEHPPLYTAGTSARIEDLIDPDRFPVFSAGRGGEYTYHGPGQRVAYVMLDLKRRREDVRAFVAALEQWIIGTLVTFNVRGERREDRVGVWVVRPDRPRLPDGSPAEDKIAAIGIRLRRWVSFHGIAINVEPELEHFGGIVPCGVQDHGVTSLVDLGLPVTMADLDLALKSAFEDVFGPATALTAEAARKAS; via the coding sequence ATGACAGAACGCAGCCAGATCGCCACGTCGTTCCTGCCGCTCCCCGGTTCGGCACCGGTCGAGTGGCGCATCGAGCCTGGCCTCACCGCCTATCCCGATGCGCTGGCCTTCATGGAGGCGCGCGCCGAGGCGATCCGCAGCGGAGCCGCCGGCGAAATGGTCTGGCTGGTCGAACATCCCCCGCTCTACACCGCCGGCACCAGCGCCCGCATCGAGGACCTGATCGATCCTGATCGCTTTCCGGTCTTTTCGGCCGGCCGCGGCGGCGAATACACCTATCATGGACCCGGCCAGCGGGTCGCCTATGTCATGCTCGACCTGAAGCGGCGGCGCGAGGATGTGCGCGCCTTCGTCGCCGCGCTCGAACAGTGGATCATCGGCACGCTCGTCACCTTCAACGTGCGCGGCGAACGGCGCGAGGACCGGGTTGGCGTCTGGGTGGTGCGGCCCGATCGCCCTCGCCTGCCGGACGGCTCGCCGGCCGAAGACAAGATCGCGGCAATCGGGATCCGGCTGCGGCGCTGGGTGAGCTTTCACGGCATCGCCATCAATGTCGAGCCGGAGCTCGAGCATTTCGGCGGCATCGTGCCCTGCGGTGTGCAGGACCACGGCGTCACCAGCCTCGTCGACCTCGGCCTGCCAGTAACAATGGCCGACCTTGATCTGGCGCTGAAATCAGCCTTTGAGGATGTGTTCGGCCCTGCCACTGCCTTGACCGCCGAAGCAGCCCGCAAGGCCAGTTGA
- a CDS encoding lipoprotein releasing system ATP-binding protein LolD, with translation MAEVIIELKSVERHYVQGPRKLTILNGADFSLKRGEMVALVAPSGTGKSTLLHTAGLLERPDAGDVILSGRACGRLSDDERTSIRRNDVGFVYQFHHLLPEFSALENIMMPQLIKGLPRKEAAERAAQLLDYMQIGKRASHRPSELSGGEQQRVAIARAVANAPLVLLADEPTGNLDPVTASYVFEALGALVKQSGLAALIATHNHELASRMDRRVTLADGKVVPL, from the coding sequence GTGGCCGAGGTCATTATCGAACTGAAGAGCGTCGAGCGGCACTATGTCCAGGGGCCGCGCAAGCTCACCATCCTGAACGGCGCCGATTTTTCGTTGAAGCGCGGCGAGATGGTGGCGCTGGTGGCGCCGTCCGGTACCGGCAAGTCGACGCTGCTGCACACGGCTGGCCTGCTGGAACGCCCCGACGCCGGCGACGTGATCCTGTCCGGCCGGGCCTGCGGGCGGCTGTCCGACGACGAGCGCACGTCGATCCGCCGCAACGATGTCGGCTTCGTCTACCAGTTCCATCACCTGCTGCCGGAGTTTTCCGCGCTGGAAAACATCATGATGCCACAGCTGATCAAGGGCCTGCCGCGCAAGGAAGCGGCCGAGCGCGCCGCGCAACTGCTCGACTACATGCAGATCGGCAAGCGCGCCTCGCACCGGCCGTCCGAACTCTCCGGCGGCGAGCAACAGCGCGTCGCCATTGCCCGCGCCGTCGCCAACGCCCCGCTGGTGTTGCTGGCCGACGAGCCGACCGGCAATCTCGACCCGGTCACCGCCTCCTATGTCTTCGAGGCGCTGGGCGCGCTGGTCAAGCAATCGGGCCTCGCGGCGCTGATCGCCACCCACAACCACGAGCTGGCATCGCGCATGGACCGGCGCGTTACGCTCGCCGACGGCAAGGTTGTCCCTTTGTAG
- a CDS encoding peptidase M50 has product MSPIVTVILVASNLGLIFLLITVPLGLRTVRMSRAIAMDRQRLWQALWPLGSDAGWSGEILSAQPLDGEGVSRIMLSWEGRDGKPIERRARFDDVVEGSRFSMRVLEDTALDTSFWKDYRETAELVSEGSGTRVTLSQTDRYRGVAFLVFRYFAMRRELSKLQRWAVTGQYRKGGWFEHPLSQVGFAVLSALILWPFFGLHLGGLALAAILTSVVALHELGHMAAFRLMGHRKARMIFIPLLGGIAIGGRPYNSRFEVAFVALMGAGFSAFLVPIVIAASAFAGSEGHKAAAALLAALAGCAALFNIANLVPVWKFDGGQVLRQICPGPIALALASFFLLSVFLALGRQAGFSSGFLIVAGAVFSILSLLTVGSGVKPRYELEPIRTIDRFAIAGALLAVFTIHGCGVLWASAQLL; this is encoded by the coding sequence GTGTCGCCCATCGTCACGGTCATTCTGGTGGCCAGCAATCTCGGGCTGATCTTTCTCTTGATAACCGTGCCGCTTGGTTTGCGCACGGTCAGGATGAGCCGCGCGATTGCGATGGACCGCCAGCGCCTCTGGCAGGCGCTGTGGCCGCTTGGCAGCGATGCCGGCTGGTCCGGCGAGATACTGTCGGCGCAGCCGCTGGACGGGGAGGGCGTGTCCCGCATCATGCTGTCGTGGGAAGGCCGCGACGGCAAACCGATCGAGCGCCGGGCACGGTTTGACGATGTCGTCGAAGGCAGCCGCTTCTCGATGCGCGTCCTCGAGGATACCGCGCTCGATACTTCGTTCTGGAAAGACTATCGCGAAACCGCCGAGCTCGTCTCCGAAGGCAGCGGCACGCGGGTGACGCTCAGCCAGACGGATCGTTACCGCGGCGTTGCCTTTCTGGTGTTTCGGTACTTCGCCATGCGCCGCGAGCTGTCCAAGCTGCAGCGCTGGGCGGTAACCGGACAGTACCGCAAGGGCGGCTGGTTCGAGCATCCGCTGAGCCAGGTCGGCTTTGCCGTGCTGTCGGCATTGATCCTGTGGCCGTTCTTCGGTCTCCATCTCGGCGGCTTGGCGCTGGCCGCGATCCTCACCTCGGTCGTGGCCCTGCACGAGCTCGGCCATATGGCGGCGTTCCGGCTGATGGGTCACCGCAAGGCGCGGATGATCTTCATCCCGCTGCTCGGCGGCATCGCCATTGGCGGTCGGCCCTACAACAGCCGTTTCGAAGTGGCCTTCGTGGCGTTGATGGGGGCGGGTTTTTCCGCCTTCCTGGTGCCGATCGTGATTGCCGCCAGCGCGTTTGCCGGTAGCGAGGGGCACAAGGCCGCAGCTGCGCTGCTGGCAGCGCTGGCAGGCTGCGCGGCCCTGTTCAACATCGCTAATCTGGTGCCGGTGTGGAAGTTCGACGGCGGCCAGGTGCTGCGCCAGATCTGCCCGGGACCGATCGCGCTGGCGCTGGCGTCGTTCTTCCTGCTTTCCGTCTTCCTGGCACTCGGCCGGCAGGCAGGCTTCTCCTCCGGCTTTCTAATCGTGGCGGGAGCGGTCTTTTCTATCCTCAGCCTGCTCACTGTCGGCAGCGGCGTGAAGCCGCGCTACGAGTTGGAGCCAATCCGCACCATTGACCGCTTCGCCATCGCCGGCGCGCTGCTGGCGGTGTTCACCATTCATGGCTGCGGCGTGTTGTGGGCGTCGGCGCAATTGCTTTGA
- a CDS encoding two-component sensor — MRDLVRRFLPQSVRGQFAAIIFMAVIVIMSAGSAFEGLIENVDLPVVEDSARRAAIVAALLRQTPTEARGAVLAAATRAGFDFKILPRQQVSNIPDSYLQWRSITWLLQIESSSIAGRWIRIGGQYAFVIDLDQQSVLAHFGMPDSWLTSGFVRVSFYRFMAFIALPVLIWLFAVWAVTEPLKRISAAVGEAEIENGNELFAERGSIEMIGLARALNRMRTRIRTMIENRTRMLRSVSHDLRTPLTRLRLRAERMDDGPVRTAILSDVQHIEDLIDETLTYLRNDVSTEKLQRADIASVLQTVCAEFSDVGFSVSYSGPDRLPGWCKPNALARAITNLCDNGVKFAGNVTVALTQTDTAARIAVGDDGPGISMTARSRVFEPFFKEDMSRGVASKHGFGLGLSIVADIIQGHGGKIELHDNQPTGLVVTVDLPNGPEVQPQ; from the coding sequence GTGAGGGATCTGGTCCGCCGCTTCCTGCCGCAGTCGGTGCGCGGGCAGTTCGCGGCGATCATTTTCATGGCCGTGATCGTGATCATGTCCGCCGGATCGGCCTTCGAAGGTTTGATCGAGAACGTCGACCTTCCCGTCGTGGAAGACAGCGCCAGGCGGGCTGCAATTGTCGCTGCCTTGTTGCGCCAAACGCCAACCGAAGCCCGCGGCGCTGTTCTGGCCGCGGCGACACGCGCCGGCTTTGATTTCAAGATCCTGCCCAGGCAGCAGGTCAGCAATATTCCGGATTCCTATCTGCAATGGCGAAGCATCACATGGCTTCTCCAGATCGAGAGCAGCTCGATCGCTGGACGCTGGATAAGGATCGGCGGCCAATACGCGTTTGTTATCGATCTGGACCAGCAGAGCGTCCTGGCGCATTTCGGCATGCCCGATTCCTGGCTGACGTCAGGCTTCGTCCGTGTCTCGTTCTACAGGTTCATGGCTTTCATCGCCTTGCCCGTGCTGATCTGGCTGTTTGCGGTCTGGGCCGTGACGGAGCCGTTGAAGCGCATCTCGGCGGCAGTGGGAGAGGCCGAGATCGAGAATGGCAACGAGCTTTTCGCCGAACGCGGCTCCATCGAAATGATCGGCCTGGCACGCGCGCTGAACAGGATGAGAACGCGTATCCGCACCATGATCGAGAACCGCACGCGCATGCTGCGCAGCGTCAGCCATGATCTGCGCACACCCTTGACGCGGCTTCGGCTTCGCGCCGAGCGCATGGATGACGGCCCCGTTCGAACCGCCATATTGTCCGACGTCCAGCACATCGAAGATCTGATCGACGAGACCCTGACCTATCTGCGCAACGACGTCTCGACGGAAAAGCTGCAGCGGGCCGATATAGCCAGCGTGCTGCAAACTGTCTGCGCCGAATTCTCCGATGTCGGGTTTTCGGTTTCCTATTCAGGGCCGGACAGGCTTCCGGGCTGGTGCAAGCCCAACGCGCTGGCGCGCGCCATCACCAATCTGTGCGACAACGGGGTCAAATTCGCCGGCAACGTCACCGTCGCATTGACACAGACCGACACGGCGGCGCGCATCGCGGTGGGCGACGACGGACCAGGCATTTCGATGACGGCACGCTCCCGCGTTTTCGAACCCTTCTTCAAGGAGGATATGTCACGCGGCGTTGCCTCGAAGCACGGTTTCGGCCTGGGCCTCTCGATCGTGGCTGACATCATCCAGGGCCATGGCGGCAAGATCGAGTTGCACGACAACCAGCCAACCGGCCTCGTCGTGACCGTCGATCTGCCGAATGGACCCGAGGTCCAGCCGCAATAG
- a CDS encoding two-component response regulator: MQAAASRIDLDAEFKSPRQGPHILIVEDDIEIARMLGETLAENGMIVEVASNGVRMNAALRNQKFDLIVLDIMLPGENGLSICRRLRAQTNVPILMLTALGEEIDRIFGLEIGADDYVTKPFSARELTARIRALLRRTAYAPDERDRTKVLRFNGWRLDPVRRQLHDPSNARVATTTHEFDLLLAFCRNAGRVLSREELLSVTHAGLAGPIERSVDVHVSRIRQKIEKDARDPVLLKTVRLGGYIFTATVEEA; the protein is encoded by the coding sequence ATGCAGGCCGCGGCAAGCCGGATCGATCTGGACGCCGAGTTCAAATCGCCGAGGCAAGGCCCGCACATCCTCATTGTCGAAGACGATATCGAGATCGCGCGCATGCTGGGCGAGACGCTCGCGGAAAACGGCATGATCGTGGAAGTCGCCAGCAATGGCGTGCGGATGAACGCCGCGCTTCGCAACCAGAAATTCGATCTGATCGTGCTCGATATCATGCTGCCTGGCGAGAACGGCCTCAGCATCTGCCGCCGGCTTCGCGCGCAAACGAACGTTCCGATCCTGATGCTGACCGCCCTTGGCGAGGAAATCGACCGCATCTTCGGGCTGGAGATCGGCGCCGACGACTACGTGACCAAACCGTTCAGCGCGCGCGAACTGACGGCAAGAATAAGGGCGTTGCTGCGCCGCACGGCCTACGCTCCCGACGAACGCGACCGCACGAAGGTGCTTCGGTTCAACGGCTGGCGCCTCGATCCCGTTCGCCGGCAATTGCATGATCCCAGCAATGCGCGGGTTGCGACCACGACGCATGAATTCGATCTGCTGCTGGCGTTCTGCCGCAATGCAGGCCGGGTTCTATCGCGCGAGGAGCTTCTGAGCGTCACCCATGCCGGGCTTGCCGGCCCGATCGAGCGAAGCGTCGACGTCCATGTCAGCCGGATCCGCCAGAAGATCGAAAAGGATGCGCGCGATCCGGTTCTTCTCAAGACTGTGCGGCTGGGTGGTTACATCTTCACTGCCACGGTGGAGGAAGCGTGA
- a CDS encoding TPR domain-containing protein: MQLGIFSEAVKDFSRLIVAHPTVAGYVDNRTVALRSLGLFQEALADANRAVHLAPHKAFVYHSRGLVFEDLKQFAAALSDFDQAISLNPNNPGFIV, encoded by the coding sequence ATGCAACTCGGAATATTCTCCGAAGCCGTCAAGGATTTCTCGCGCCTCATCGTGGCGCATCCGACCGTGGCTGGCTATGTCGACAATCGCACGGTCGCCCTGCGATCTCTCGGCCTTTTTCAAGAGGCTCTCGCGGACGCCAACCGCGCGGTACACTTGGCGCCGCACAAAGCCTTTGTCTATCACAGCCGAGGGCTTGTTTTTGAAGACCTGAAACAGTTTGCTGCAGCTTTGAGCGATTTCGACCAGGCAATTTCCCTCAACCCCAACAACCCGGGGTTCATCGTTTAG